The following coding sequences lie in one Myxococcus xanthus genomic window:
- a CDS encoding PEGA domain-containing protein, whose translation MRPSNVRAVHAALSGWLVGLLAVGPAAAQTPVSSRLVPRALSAATADAPADAATVTVVAIALDAEARGDAARLAREAELAVTRSGRLKLVRLSDALDADGQRERQAREAEAAEAMKAGQRAYDELDTEKALEHFDKAVRGYEVADLSQRFTELSRARVMKAASQVANGENTAAQLEIRTALALNPEARFSPNFFPPEEMTFVEKERKAVLTGTKASLRVSTEPVPAQVFVDGQFRGISPVDVADLTAADHYVTVVAPGYALTQRREREGEVSLTLAPVAAQKGLQTFTEQAARKPESQERDAALRELGTLAGVSQVLALLVRGGAGTAPLEVTGLRLDVSDGHNQAYALGTVPRGEGLVDGSQALLAQLVSADAPRQGGKPVTHFSGGVSNTRRTVGYVLMATGVALLAGGVYFGMEASAKSDDFKRAAQNSSRAQDLKSTGKSYALVADVGILLGLASAGAGGYLAFANGGSGGSKSSSRASRPAPAPVPAAAPPQDTPPAPKAAPAAAKEPLPMPPPPAQAVPASTQKEPSTSNKRAQEDEARQREEELRKRREEVERQRKELEERRKQEESAAQREQEERRRQEERRREEEKKKKRPALDDDDLRNY comes from the coding sequence ATGCGACCTTCGAATGTGCGAGCGGTTCACGCCGCGTTGAGTGGATGGCTGGTGGGACTGCTGGCCGTGGGACCCGCGGCGGCGCAGACGCCGGTGTCCTCGCGGCTGGTGCCCCGGGCCTTGAGCGCGGCGACGGCGGATGCGCCGGCCGATGCGGCTACGGTCACCGTGGTGGCCATTGCGCTGGACGCGGAGGCCCGTGGCGACGCGGCCCGGCTGGCGCGCGAGGCGGAGCTGGCGGTGACGCGCTCGGGGCGGCTGAAGCTGGTGCGCCTGTCGGACGCGCTGGACGCGGACGGGCAGCGCGAGCGCCAGGCCCGTGAGGCCGAGGCCGCCGAGGCGATGAAGGCGGGCCAGCGCGCCTACGACGAGCTCGACACCGAGAAGGCGCTCGAGCACTTCGACAAGGCGGTGCGCGGCTACGAGGTCGCCGACCTCTCCCAGCGCTTCACCGAGCTGAGCCGCGCGCGGGTGATGAAGGCCGCGTCGCAGGTGGCCAACGGTGAGAACACCGCCGCGCAGCTGGAGATTCGCACCGCGCTGGCGCTGAACCCGGAGGCGCGCTTCTCGCCCAACTTCTTCCCGCCGGAGGAGATGACCTTCGTGGAGAAGGAGCGCAAGGCGGTGCTCACCGGCACCAAGGCCAGCCTGCGCGTGAGCACCGAGCCAGTACCGGCCCAGGTGTTCGTGGACGGCCAGTTCCGGGGCATCTCGCCGGTGGACGTCGCCGACCTCACGGCCGCGGACCACTACGTGACGGTGGTGGCGCCGGGCTACGCGCTGACGCAGCGCCGGGAGCGCGAGGGCGAGGTCAGCCTGACGCTGGCCCCCGTGGCGGCGCAGAAGGGCCTGCAGACGTTCACCGAGCAGGCGGCGCGCAAGCCGGAGAGTCAGGAGCGCGACGCGGCCCTTCGTGAGCTGGGGACGCTCGCGGGCGTGTCCCAGGTGCTGGCGCTCCTGGTGCGCGGTGGTGCCGGGACCGCGCCGCTGGAGGTGACGGGCCTGCGCCTGGACGTGTCGGATGGCCACAACCAGGCCTACGCGCTGGGGACGGTGCCGCGTGGGGAGGGGCTGGTGGACGGTTCGCAGGCGCTGCTGGCGCAGCTGGTGTCGGCGGATGCGCCGCGCCAGGGCGGCAAGCCGGTGACGCACTTCTCGGGTGGCGTCAGCAACACGCGCCGCACCGTGGGCTACGTGCTGATGGCCACCGGCGTGGCGCTGCTGGCCGGCGGCGTCTACTTCGGCATGGAGGCCTCCGCGAAGTCGGATGACTTCAAGCGCGCGGCGCAGAACAGCAGCCGCGCCCAGGACCTCAAGAGCACGGGCAAGTCGTACGCGCTGGTGGCCGACGTCGGCATCCTCCTGGGCCTCGCGTCGGCGGGCGCGGGCGGCTACCTGGCCTTCGCCAATGGCGGCAGCGGTGGTTCGAAGTCGTCCTCCCGCGCGAGCCGCCCCGCGCCGGCGCCCGTCCCCGCGGCCGCGCCGCCGCAGGACACGCCTCCCGCGCCGAAGGCGGCCCCCGCCGCGGCGAAGGAGCCGCTGCCCATGCCTCCGCCTCCCGCGCAGGCGGTGCCGGCCTCGACGCAGAAGGAGCCCAGCACGTCCAACAAGCGCGCGCAGGAGGATGAGGCGCGCCAGCGTGAGGAAGAGCTCCGCAAGCGCCGTGAAGAGGTGGAGCGCCAGCGCAAGGAGTTGGAGGAGCGGCGCAAGCAGGAGGAGTCCGCGGCGCAGCGCGAGCAGGAAGAGCGGCGGCGGCAGGAGGAGCGGCGGCGAGAGGAAGAGAAGAAGAAGAAGCGGCCCGCACTCGACGATGACGATCTCCGGAACTACTAG
- a CDS encoding S41 family peptidase yields the protein MTGSSQPWRAALTAFFLLSAPWAHAAEPPRKDAGTAGRAEQAERDDATYRQLEVFARVLSYVENNYVESPDRQRLIYGAIQGMLETLDPHTVFLPPDVYREMKIDTSGEWGGLGIEIARKGERIVVVAPIDDTPAARAGIKAGDELVGIDGERTEGMDVGRALQKMRGPAGGRVLLTIMREGFSAPREIAIIRDHIRIVSVEGALHGGIGHVKVKNFQDRTDLYLRKELDRLRALNGGKELRGLVLDLRNNPGGLLDQAVAVSDRFLPGNLPIVSTRGRDGRSATVERSKDRDTEKDYPVVVLVNAGSASASEIVAGALQDHGRASILGTPTFGKGSVQTVIELEDGSGLKLTIARYYTPKGRSIQERGITPDFLVPDEAGGKVPRDVVREKDLQRHFRAEPTAATEPAAPEPRGLPENLKPWDVTAKLEDYPLRVALDYLHGMASAPARTPARAAGR from the coding sequence GTGACGGGTTCCTCCCAGCCATGGCGCGCGGCGCTGACCGCCTTCTTCCTCCTGAGTGCTCCGTGGGCGCATGCCGCGGAGCCGCCCAGGAAGGACGCGGGGACGGCGGGCCGCGCGGAGCAGGCCGAGCGCGACGACGCCACGTACCGGCAGCTGGAGGTGTTCGCGCGGGTGCTCTCCTACGTGGAGAACAACTACGTGGAGTCGCCGGACCGCCAGCGGCTCATCTACGGCGCCATCCAGGGCATGCTGGAGACGTTGGATCCGCACACGGTGTTCCTCCCGCCCGACGTGTACCGGGAGATGAAAATCGACACCTCGGGCGAGTGGGGCGGCCTGGGCATCGAAATCGCGCGCAAGGGCGAGCGCATCGTGGTGGTGGCGCCCATCGACGACACCCCCGCGGCGCGCGCGGGCATCAAGGCCGGCGATGAGCTGGTCGGCATCGACGGTGAGCGGACCGAGGGCATGGACGTGGGGCGCGCGCTGCAGAAGATGCGCGGCCCGGCCGGCGGACGCGTGCTGCTGACCATCATGCGCGAGGGCTTCAGCGCGCCGCGCGAAATCGCCATCATCCGGGACCACATCCGCATCGTGTCCGTGGAAGGCGCGCTGCATGGCGGTATCGGCCATGTGAAGGTGAAGAACTTCCAGGACCGCACCGACCTGTACCTTCGCAAGGAGCTGGACCGGCTGCGCGCGCTCAACGGCGGCAAGGAGCTGCGCGGCCTGGTGCTGGACCTGCGCAACAACCCGGGCGGGCTGCTGGACCAGGCGGTGGCGGTGAGCGACCGGTTCCTGCCGGGCAATCTGCCCATCGTCTCCACGCGGGGGCGGGATGGCCGAAGCGCCACCGTGGAGCGCAGCAAGGACCGCGACACGGAGAAGGACTACCCCGTCGTGGTGCTGGTCAACGCGGGCAGTGCCTCCGCGTCCGAAATCGTGGCGGGCGCGCTCCAGGACCATGGCCGCGCGAGCATCCTGGGCACGCCCACCTTCGGCAAGGGCAGCGTCCAGACGGTCATCGAGCTGGAGGATGGCTCCGGGCTGAAGCTGACCATCGCGCGCTACTACACGCCCAAGGGCCGCAGCATCCAGGAGCGCGGCATCACCCCGGACTTCCTCGTCCCCGACGAAGCGGGAGGCAAGGTGCCGCGCGATGTGGTGCGGGAGAAGGACCTGCAGCGCCACTTCCGCGCCGAGCCGACGGCCGCGACCGAGCCCGCCGCGCCGGAGCCCCGAGGCCTGCCGGAGAATCTCAAGCCCTGGGACGTCACCGCGAAGCTGGAGGACTATCCCTTGAGGGTCGCCCTGGACTATCTCCATGGCATGGCATCCGCTCCCGCGCGTACTCCAGCTCGGGCAGCGGGTCGCTGA
- a CDS encoding alpha/beta fold hydrolase, with protein MDLMGGMQKALRHMLVARGVESTTMQVGDQTVHHYALTGQGKGPPVVLVHGLGGSANGFGRTLFGMAKRFSRVYAPDLPGHGFSVEYCGGEVCVRNQFEVLRAYVEEVVKAPAFVVGNSLGGAMAVNLAADHPEWVRALALVAPAGAQLPEAENTALLNSFVVKSPAEARAFTRRLFHRPPLPALLFAYELRHFYDTPTVRALTAEALATRACLEPEQVRNLAMPLLFLWGGSERLLPSETLNWYRAHLPAHAQVRVVDGFGHVPQLERPDELVSHLVRFADSAEL; from the coding sequence ATGGACCTGATGGGCGGAATGCAAAAGGCGCTGCGGCACATGCTGGTGGCGCGTGGTGTCGAGTCCACGACAATGCAGGTCGGTGACCAGACGGTGCACCACTACGCGTTGACGGGGCAGGGCAAGGGGCCGCCAGTGGTGCTGGTGCACGGGCTGGGCGGCTCGGCGAACGGCTTTGGGCGCACGCTCTTCGGCATGGCGAAGCGCTTCTCCCGCGTGTACGCCCCGGACCTGCCGGGACACGGCTTCTCCGTGGAGTACTGCGGCGGAGAGGTGTGTGTGCGCAACCAGTTCGAGGTGCTGCGCGCCTACGTGGAAGAGGTGGTGAAGGCGCCGGCCTTCGTGGTGGGCAACTCGCTGGGGGGCGCCATGGCGGTGAACCTGGCGGCGGATCACCCCGAATGGGTCCGCGCGCTGGCGCTGGTGGCTCCCGCGGGCGCGCAGCTGCCGGAGGCGGAGAACACCGCGCTGCTCAACTCGTTCGTCGTGAAGTCCCCCGCGGAGGCGCGTGCCTTCACGCGGCGGTTGTTCCACCGTCCGCCCCTGCCCGCGCTGCTGTTCGCCTACGAGCTGCGGCACTTCTACGACACACCCACCGTGCGGGCGCTGACCGCGGAGGCGCTGGCCACGCGCGCCTGCCTGGAGCCGGAGCAGGTGCGCAACCTGGCCATGCCGCTGCTGTTCCTGTGGGGCGGCAGTGAGCGGCTGCTGCCGTCGGAGACGCTGAACTGGTATCGCGCCCACCTGCCTGCCCATGCGCAGGTGCGCGTGGTGGATGGCTTCGGGCACGTGCCGCAGTTGGAGCGCCCGGACGAGCTGGTGTCGCACCTGGTGCGTTTCGCCGACTCGGCGGAGCTGTGA